The nucleotide window ttaataatggcgcaccgtgggatagtgcaccattactagttgacatagtaatggcgcaccatacccaccgtgcgccattagtagttttgaaaataattaaataaaaaaaattgttagtaatggcgcaccagtggacagtgcgccattagtagttttaaCTAGTAGTTTTAACGTGTTTCTCTTTTTTTCCCTTCCGTGAAATGCACCATTTCGTTTCCGTGAGAGGCATGGATTTGTTTCCGCGAGGCACGACTGTGCCTCTCCGAAACAGAAAAAatgttttattttgtttttcttccacGAGAGACACGAATTTGCTTCTGCGAGAGACACAACCGTGCCTCCCGGAAACAAAAAAAccatatttatttatttatttattcctcCCACGAGATGCAtagttttgcttccgcgagagccACGTATTTGCTTCCGGGAGAGACACGGTTGTGACTGTCGGAAATGACTACCGGAaaggaaaaaaacatgctcctgGTGTGGTTTTTTTGTCCAAATTTTTTTGTTAAAAagaagttcgtcaaaacctatcaacatgggatatAATTTTGAAAATCTCGACGCGGGGAATCCAACACTAAAAATGTTTGAGATTTGAATGCACAGTTTAAGAGATAAAATGTTTTGAATAAATGGATCTACGAAAAAAGAGAAACTATTAGGTTGTCATAACTTACGGAGGTGGAAGTGATCTTTGGAAGTAGTACTCCTCAATTTGTGATTTCGCTACCACACACATACCATGGTCGCTACGTGGCGCGTGCTTTTAGCGACAGACGCACAGGAGAAGCTCTCGTAGCGCTGTAGTAGTTACACTTCTATATTTTTGTTCGGTTACCAACGAAAAACCGAACCGATCAAAATGAGTTCCGATAACAAAAGTAAAAACCGAATTTTACATTACCagtattaaaaataaaaaaatgggTTATTTGGTTTTCAGCTTCGGTTCCTCGGCTTTTATGCCCACCCCTAGTGGGGGAACAAGGAAGTAAGTTAATTAGGCTGTGTtgttagagcaactccaatggggcgacccatttcgtccgtCCATGTCCGTTTGGGTCCGTCTGGACAAAACCGACTGCCCAACGCGCGGACTCATTTCCATTTTGTGTCCGCACGGACTCATTTTGGTCTCAAATTTGGGTTGCATTTGGGTCCGCTGCGGACACAAAGCGGACGCTTTCTGCGTGCTCCTCGTCCGCTTCGTCCACTGCATGCGAGGTATGGCCTACTTGTCACAGGCTCACTTCTGTGTCCTCCTTTTCTCCGTACTGGCCCACCACCCACGCACCAGATCTCGTCCCGCGCTGTGCTCCTTGCCGGCGCCCGAAGCTACTCCTCACCGGCGCCCGGAGCTACTCCCCGCCAGGCGCCCATCCCCCGTCCCCTACCGGAGCTACTCTGCCTGGGCCTTGCATTCATGCGAGCTAGCTAGCTGGCGTAGCAGCTAGCCACACGCCTGCGTGCACCGCTGCGTGCGTGCAGACCAGCTAGCTAGTCGGTCGTGTGCTAGCTAGCTAGCAGCAGCCTGCTGCGACGCGCCGCGCGCCACCGCGCTCGCCCCGGTAGCCCCACTCGCCATGCACCGTCGCATGGGTGCTGACCAGTCAAAATCACGCTGAGAAAGCACGAAAACTGCTTTTGCTGAGTCTAAGGGACGAAATATGTCCGATTTGAAAAGTTAAGGATGCAACTCGTCCGGTTTCAAAATTAAGGTACCAAATCTAGACTTTGTCAAGTTGAGAGATGAAAAGTTTACCTTTCTTTTAAATTAATTGTAATAACAAGAGTAGCAACGAGATGCAGTAAAAAGTCTGAAATAACAATTAGCCAGTGCCACATACCAAAGGGAAGCCCAAAATTGAAAAGGTAAACACTTGATGAAGAATATGATTAGAATAATATCTTCAGTACAACCCCCCTAAACACATCAACGATGGAGATTTGTTTATACCTCTTCATGAGAAAGGGTAGGATGGTCTTTTTTTGATTTTTTAGTTGATGATGAGTTTTTTTTCCGTCAAGATGTATACGACACCCAACCCCCGCCGGACTGGGCCGGGCCCAATGCTGATGGTTGTAGTAAGCGCGCCCCTCACGGGTTGTAAAAATTGAAAAGAAACCTAAAACAAGTGGAGCTATCAGGATTCGATCCACAAACCTCTTGCACCAAGCTTGAGTGACTCACCAATTGACACAGCTAGTGACTATGTAAAGCAATGATCGTGAAATCTTAAAAACTAACACCAGGGAACACGCCTTTTCACAGATTGTAAAAAATCACAAAAGAAATGAACCAGCCAGGACTCTAACCACAGATCTCTTTCAACAACCGTGAGCGACATATCAGTTAAGCTGACTAATGTTTTTGCAAAACAAGGAGTGCACATACTTAAGAACTAACACTAATCCAGAATTTAGGCACCTTTTCAAAAAAATCAAACATTTGTTGGAAATTCTGAATATATTTTTACAAATCAAGTAATCTTTTAATATCCAATAGTTTTCGAAAATTTCATTTTTTAGAAGCATGACATATTTTTCCTAGCATGAACATTTCAAATTTTTTTTAAAGAGATATGTTAGTTCAAAATGTTAGGAATATTCTTTTGAACAACATTTTCAATAATTTTAAAGAGATATGAGGAGCGTGCAAACTTAAGAAGTAACATTCTGAACAATTTTATGAACACAACTTGAACACTTGCTTTCTTCTGGTTTGTttcccttttttattttatttttccattttttcctttttattttttccagTTATTTCAAATGTGTGAACCttttaaaataaaaaataatgaATTTGTCCTATTTTTTAATCCTTTTCACTTTCTCCAGCTTATTTTTCCAACTTTTTTGGTGGACTtttttggaaaattttcaacatgGATATTTTTTCCAGCATTGATGAAATTATTTCAAATCCACGAACGCTTGGGCCGGCCAAATAGGTGCCTCACCGGAGTGATGAGATCACCCATCAGGGTGGTAGAAATTGAAATTTCCGTTTTTACCATGTGTTTTTGATTTTGGTTAGCAAACCTAAAACCCGAAAATGGCAACCCAATACAATAAATCGATATTTCGTTAACCAACTGATTCGGTTTGGATTTCAGTTTATAATGAAAATCTTTTTGTAGCGCACACGTAAAAGCTATGACACAGCTACTAGCGCTTCCCTTGTGTCGTCCTCTAATATCCATGACCACCTTTATCCTCTGAGCATACCTACGCGTTGTGGTAGTAAACAACTAAGACGGTTGCCGCTGCATGCTCTGCCTGCCCACAAAAGTACTAGTAGTTGCCCTTGGGTTTTGCAATTAGGTGGACAATGAAGCCTAGCAATAGCTTAGTTGGTTTAGCTCTCATGTGGGAAACAAAGCATGCATTGGGCCCTTCATATCCTGCATGGTTGGACACGTGCGTGCGATTGAGCCTTTGGTGTTGGGTGACACGCGTGAGGGAGCCTCATACTGGATGCCTGGATTTCTGTTTTTTCTTTCAATTATACGGTTTAATACCGAACCTGATCTGAATTCGGTTATTAAAAAGAAAAAACCAATGTTTGGACATTTTTGAAATGAACCCAACTTCTGCAAGCAGGTGGGGATGCCCATGATATGCATCCATGCCAGGTTTGAACGATTTCTGACACCGTATGCAAGTCGCGAGACCTCCGACCATTTATCAGTAGTTTTTGACAGAGAAAACTCCAGAAAAGGCAAAACTTGTCGAAACCCAGACAACTTGAACTGGTGCCTTGAATTGGTCATAAAAGGCCATGAAAAAAATTGGGCCAACTAAAGGATGTTGAGAAACAACATGCTCTCGAACGGACCTTTATGGCATACCCGGACACTCTCCGTTGAACAGGTCTATTTGGACATTCTTGAAATGACCCCAAATTTCCAAGCAGGTGGGCATGCCCAAGGTAGGCATCTATGCCAGGTTTGAACAATTTTCGACATAGTATGCAAGTTGTGACACGTCGAGTCATTTATCGATCTTTTTTTTTACCAAGAAAACACCAGAAAATGTAAAACTTTTTGAAAACCcaagaaacttggcatggtaCCTTGAATTGGTCATACAAGCCATGAAGAAAATTGGggccatttccatttccatttgTGTTTTTTTGGGACATTTGGTAACGATCCCAACTTTTGCTAGCAGGTGGGCATGCCCATGGGTTGCATCCATGCTAGGTTCGAAGGGAAAAATATTTAAATTCATAATAAAAATAGTTACTTAAAACTATCATATTGGTGAATTATTTTCTGTTTTTGTGAGCGCCAATGGGCCAGCCCAGTCGGCCGGCCTCCTGCGTGTGCTGCCGTCTATTTGACGCTACTCCCGAAACATATGGAATTTCCTAATTGGCACTCGTCGCATTAAGTTGTCAACCAAACGGATAAAACGAGCGAAGCAAATAACGTTATGGTCTCGCCTATTGAGCATCGTGAATATTTTTAAAACCAATTTTCAgaatttcaaaaatattcataTTTATTAATCAATGTTCAAAAAATTCAGAAAATGATGGTCTTCTGCTTCTGTTACAAAAATTGTTCGCAATTACAacattttttgttgttttttcatTCCTTTTCTGGAGTTGCAAAAAAGTTCACGTTCCAACAATTGTTTGTGTTTACATAAAAATTTGAATTATAAAAATGTCCCGGTTTTAAAAAATATTCGTGTTTCAAAGCTGTTCATGGTTTTAAAAAACTGTTTCAGTTTATTTTATATTTGTTCAAGAATCTGAAAAGTGATTGGGATTCACAAAAAAATCATGTTTTGTTTTCAAAAAAATATTTTGCGTTGAAAGTGTTTAAAATTATTCTGCATTGTTCTTATCCTTAAGGCTTCGCGCCGATATTTAGGCAAAGGCATTGGCTAGGCGAGCTGGTTGTAACACGTTTCTTGAATTTAGTTGGTCCTGATTTCGAGTTTTTGCAAGCGCGGTTTTATTTTTGAAGCGCTGCTACACGCTATCTTCATGGGCCAGCCCAGGCGGGTGATCTTCTCTACGTATACGTCCCGGAGGCTACGCATCATACTCACAAAACCAAGTACGACATGTGAAATGACTATATTACCCTTTGTACGTTTTAGAAGGGGGGTTGTACCGAAGCGGGTCTCAAGATTATGCATCACATAGTAACACAATAATTTTGCGTCAGAAAATACTATGGTTTATTACAAAAACTGACACCAAGCCATCCGACATTCACTACTCGGAAATACGAGTACGTACTCCATGGCATTCATATCGATGGATCGATATATCTTGATATATGTACATATCTATATAGGTCAGAGAGATGGGCGATGGGAGGAAGTTTGATTTTTAGCTTTCCATGTGTCAAACTTGCCGGAGACGAAGTCATAGTGGCCGCCGACCAGCTTGACTGTTCCGTTGTCCACACCATCCTTGACGAACGGGTAGGTTCTCAGATTGTCGAGGGACACGTCGACAACCGCCTGTGGACGAGAACGATTAAGAGAGATCTCTCGCTCAGCGAGTTAATCCATCATTCACACGCAAAAGAAATTTAGCATACATTACAAGCTAACTGCtaagtactactccctccgttgcttttttattttgcatgtcaaatttattttaagaagtttgaccaaatttatattaaaaactATCACATCTAGCATATGTAAGATGTTTAATATGAAAATTAGGTACTTGATGCATCCAATGAAGCGAATATCTAATTCGGAGCTCGAGCTCATCTACACCCTATGAACAGTAAATAAAAAAAGTTACTTGACAAATTAAAAAATTCCAGATTTTTTTGTAATGAAAGATGCTTGAGTGCAAGATCTCCGTGTCAAGTTCCAGTGCATTTGGACATCTAAGCAGCTCTTGGCAAAAAAATCGGGTCCAAACTGTAAAAGACAGTAAACTTTTTCACGGGCCCTAAATTTATGTTTTTTGCTGAGAGTTATTCAAATGTTCAAATGCTCCGAAATTTGGCATGAACATCATGCACTCAAGCATATTTCACCACAAAAAATTTAtaacttttttatttttttctaatATTTTTAAGAAACTTACTGTTCACTCTCTGGCTCGCCTGAACCCGGGAGCTAAAACGCCGCGTCCCCAATGAATCGATTACAATATGAAAGTAAAGTACTATAAAATGGTAGGTGGCCTATGGTGCAAGCGAACCTTTTCCAAGAAGGCACATTGCTCCTCTGGAGGTTTGCCTGAGTACTCGTCTTCGACCTTCCTCTTAGCCGATAACCCGATCCCGACCCAGTCCTCAACAAATTTGCTGAGACCAACCAACCAAACAGCTCCGGTCAGAAACAGACCAAAAAAAGAATCAATCAGAACTAAGCTACGTACTTACAagcagtggcggagccagaaaATTTATATCACTAGGGCCGAAGGCTGTTAAAACAGGCTGGGGAGGGCCAAATCAATGAAATATAGGCTTTTAACAGTAGATAATCACTGGTTTTTGCACTGTTCATCAACTAATTAGCACTACATTCATATTGTTAGGGGGGGCCAGGGCCCCTGCCTCCGCCACTGCTTACAAGGAGTCATCCGCGCCATCCTTGAGCGAGAGGATGGTCTTGATTCCACCGCAGCAGCTATGGCCAATCACCACGATGACCTTAACCTCAAGGACGCAGATGGCGTATTCGATGGCCGATCCAATGCCGGTGTGCTTGTTCTCACAGTAGAAGGGGACCATGGCGCCGATGTTGCGGACGATGAATGCCTCACCGAGTTCTAGGCCCAGGGTGACTGATGGGCACACACGCGAGTCAGCGCACGCGAACACCAGATACTGCAAAACAGATTTTATTGGCAAAAAAATGAAGCATCAAGAGGATTCAAACACAATAAACATATAGTCGGCCTTTGCATAACTAGGCTACACACAACAAATACTAGTATACACAAAAAATCACTCCAGTAGATAACAAATTCATATAAAACCAAACCTATGCGTAGGCGAGAAAAAAGAAACTCAAAGTGATCAGATCCGCGATCAGCAAACTACAACAATGATCATATTCGCACCAACTATCTCATAACAACACACAGATGACGAGGTTCTTAAACAGCAACGCTTTTAGGTAGAGATAGATTCCTTCAACAAGGTAACAACGTAAAAACATCATCGTTACCCGGTATAACCAAGTGAGGTCAGAACTAGACTACCATCGACGTCAAACATTACAATATTTCTTTCAAACTCCAACATTTCACAATTTTTGGCGATAAGAAGAGAAACTACTCATTATAGCTTGGGGCGTATTAGTCAACCTGGTGAAAAAAAATAAAGAATGTGTTCATATGATGATATTATAAGAGCATGGTCAAGAGTAGTCACAAtagggagtatcatatactagtatcatgcatatgatactagtatATACGATACTATCTTCATAATGTATAGTATTATAGCTTGATATCATAATGACCTTATTTATTGTCATACATGACACATAATATTGTATCATTTAATACAATACTGTATTATATCATGATACTCAATCCTTTCCTTCCGAACTAGATTGTGTGTCACATCAGAAAAATGCCTAGTTGACACGTATGATATTATCTATGATACTTTAATTATGACCAGTCTTATAGCTAGTTGATAGTTTTATGCATCCGTCATGTCATTTAGAGTCCCCATCTCCAGTCACTCATATATTAACGTGGTCTATAAGATTGACTGTTAGCCTAGCATTTTTTTCAACCTTATCTCTTTCTCTTTCTTTGTAATTACTACATTTGTCTAGGAGCAAGTATAGAACCAGGCTCTTAGAAGTGAGATTTTTTAATGTATTTATTGTTCGCGTAGGTAAAAATGCTATGTAAAGCAGTATATAAAACCCTTATCATACTTGCTCTGATAGGTGGAATAGACATTTTTGACACTGCTTTGCACTGAAGGCTGCCACTTTTGAAATTCTATCTCGGACCACTTTTTATTTAGTCCGGCAGGAGAAACTCGGAACTAAATTTTGCTTTTGTGACAAGGAACAGAATCGTAGAGACACCAggagaaagaaaggcaagcaaaGCAAGTAGCAGCAACGTTCACTGGTCGCAACAGGGCTGTTGGAGACAGCCGGTTAGAACCGTACGATGGCCTCTTTTTCCCTTCCCGCATGGTGTAGTCAACGAAGACGAAATAATTTTCCTTCTGCCGTCCGACTCGCACAACTCCGCCTTTCCGCCCACGCATGTGCTGCTCTCACGAGGCACGACAGCACCCCCTACCCCGACGTCACCTCCGCTCTCTGCAACATCCGCATCACACCTAGGCCCAACATCCCCGATGATCGTCAACGCATCGTCATGGATGGCCTCCGTGACTGGTCGTCACACCCATGATGTAGCCTCGCTACGCACCGTTCAGCTTGCTTGCGCTTGCCTATCACCGGTTGTAGAACTTCCCCATGCCAGTTGTAGCTCGTTAGCCGCCGGTTCCAGCACCACCTCATGGCGGTTGCAGCTCGCATGTCTCAGCACTGGAGGTCATGGACCGTTGCACTGATGATGGCCAATCCCAACATCGACATAATGGCTTGTCCAAACATGCCACGGTGCCAGTCGTAGCAAATTTAGACCCAAGTTCGAGCACGCTATGACGACGGTCGCAACATGCCAATGCACCCAACTCCAAGCATCAAACACATCAATACATAGGTTTCAGAATGCCATGGTGCTGGTCGCACAAATTGAGATGCTAGTTCCAACACGCCGGTGGCCGCTTCACGCAGAGGCGCCCAATTCCAAGTGCCCAACACGTCGATATGCTAGTTCTAGCATGCCACGGTGCATGTCGCAAAAAATTGAGACGATGGTTCTAGCATGCCATGATGGCGGTCACAACACGTAGTGGCACTAGTCGTAGCAAGTCGAGACACTGGTTCCACCATGCCATGGTGCTGTTCCCAGCATCGCACTTCGGTGGTTAAATCAAGCATTGGATGGCCCGATCCCTGCTCGCTCCCAATAGCAATCGAAAAAACAACGATTAGAAGCATCCCCATGGCAATAGCAATGGCCGGTTGACACCTCGTGTCGCTGATGGCAGTGTTGCACGTGCCGTTCGCAACTCTGACACCACGTCCACCAAAGGGAGTAGGGACACTGGCGGCAGCCGTGGCTTAGAGCACCCCCTCGCTCCACAACTATAAGTGGGCCACCCCCTTGCGGCTAGAAGTGCTCTCGTGGTTTCAATGTTGGGAGATATTGTTTGCACTGTGGCGTCATGAAGATGAGAAAACCACATAAGCGTGGAGCTCATGTGTGGGACGCTCGCTCGGttgaagaagaggaaaaaaggaaagaaaacaTGTGAATAGGAAAACGATAAAGGAATAAGGCAACTTCTGGATGTGAGCGAGGCGACCGGCCTGACACGCAGCTGGTCGCCCGGCTAGAAACATTTTCCAACCAAATCACTGAATAACCACTTGAATATGATGCATGATAGTAATGCCCTTTTTTGCTGATTCTCCTAGAATTTTGAGGATCGGAGCTCCCGCATATTCTCCCAGAAACTTGAACGCATATTGTTTTGACAATCCTAGTTAGTTAGGGAGTCTAAATGGCTAGGATTTTTCAAAAAGTTCTCAGTTCAAGATTCTAGGAAAATCTATGGGAAGGTCCGATTCTTAAGATTTTGAGAGAATCGATCAAAGAAACTTGCCTAAATCCAAAACGAATGACTTGATCATCTACCATACCAGCCATGCCTCTTTGTGAGTTACCTTGAAAGGAATACAAGCCCATGTCTGGAAGTTGATCCACCCACTGGTAGCACCATTATAGTGGGCTCTTAGACCTCTTTCAATGCAAatgtgcttagatgaggtgctaaaTATATTAAATGCCTTAGCAACTCAAGTTCCCAATGCATAGGTACTAAGCTTTTGGGTGCTAAGCTTCATGCATTTAATTAGCTGTAGACTCAAAATTGTGTTTCTATCTAAGTACATGTGCTTAGCACTGTTTCTTTCTAGGGTCACCATACTACTGTCTCTTTTCTTAACAAGCATGCCACATCAGATTTTTTGCCTAGTTGACAACCTTAGCACATGTACAAGGTGGAGCATTGGGATGGGCCTTATGTATGTAGGCAGGGCGGCAGGGCCACAACCATGTATATCTGCCATGTTCATCGGTCTTGTGTGTGGAGTTCGATAAGGTCTAGTTGGGTCAAATTCGTAGAGAGCGCATGTATGTGGGCGTCTATTTGCTTTAAGATAGGTGAACTCTTTTATATCATTAATCCTTAATTTATGTACTAGGATCCATGCATGCCGGATTTTCGCTGCTTTTGGCATCTCCATCCACCCAGCTCTCATGGTTTTTCATTTTCTCTCCAAATTTCAATCTAGTATATCTTCTGAATCGAAAGTACAAATTATGCTGCTTTTGCATATTCATGTTCGTTGCAAAAGTACTTTCGACCAAGGCCAAATTAGAATACATTTAGGCAATTTTTAAGGTTTTATCAAGTTTCAAAAACTTGATAGTTGTAATATTAAGTTTTTACCATGTTTCCTTTGTTTTTAGGGCTTCGGGTTAAAGTCTTAGTTTCTAAAACTTGATGAATTTATCATTCGTTCCTATCAAGTTTTGGTAGTTGAAGCTTGATGGAATTTTAAAAACTTGTCAAAACATATTCAAAAGTGGACTTGTTTCAATGCCCTCATCACAAGCAACACGAATATGCAAAAAGAAAATATTGGACTTTCCATTCAGAAGATATAAAAGATTTGAATTTGGAGAGGAAATGTTAAAGCATGAGAGGTGGGGTGGATGGATCTGTCAAAAGCTTTGAGAAGCTAATATATGGTCATTACACTACTTATAGGTGGAGGCTTAACAGTAGTGCAGGTCAGAGGCAGGCGCTACCGCTACTTTGCAGTAGCACGGGTCCAAAGCAGCGCTACTGCTAACGATCGTCCTACTAATCCAACTTGGTAACTTTGGATGGATCGTGAGGTAATCACAAGGTCAGAAATTTGTGTGCTCCCACACACATGTGCCACAAATCCTCCCTTCTTGTTGGGTTCTTATATGTGATTGATTTCGGTGCAAGGTACAGACGCAAGAAAAAGCTAACTGGAGCCTATATATCAAGAATCCATCTCAAGGTGAGGATCTTAACAAGAATGCAACATCCTAGCCATATCCATCCAATTCCTGGTCATTGCACCTGGCTACTACTTCCTATATTTCAAAACATTTATTTAAAGTTCTGTGTTTGGTCTAAGTCAAAATTCCTTAAGTTTCACCatgtgtacaaaaaaattaacatCTAAAATATCAAATATATATTATGAAATTATGTCTTATGATAAATCTAATGAAAATAATTTGGTGTTGTTGATGTTGGTATGTTTTTCAGTAGCATAAATCTAGAACTTCAAATATTTTGGAagagagggagtatatgggaTATAGACTGACCTGATAGAACAATACTAGAATTTttttgcgcactttgtcctcCATTGAACACTTGGGAAAAACTTCTCGGACTGTCACTCATCCTCAAATTACCCTAGACCAAGCACGCTTAACCTATAAGTTCATTGGAGACGAGCTTCTGGTAGAGAAGGTGCACATTGTttatatgagtagtctatcattcACTCATCCTCAAATTACCCTAGACCAAGCACGCTTAACCTATAAGTTCATTGGAGACGAGCTTCTGGTAGAGAAGGTGCACATTGTttatatgagtagtctatcattcACTCATCCTCAAATTACCCTAGACCAAGCACGCGATAGAACAATACTAGAATTTttttgcgcactttgtcctcCATTGAACACTTGGGAAAAACTTCTCGGACTGTCACTCATCCTCAAATTACCCTAGACCAAGCACGCTTAACCTATAAGTTCATTGGAGACGAGCTTCTGGTAGAGAAGGTGCACATTGTttatatgagtagtctatcattcCTATTAAACCATGATGTCATAAGTTAGCCCATCCCATACATTTGTAACCTGCAGGTTCTTCGGACACGAGCTTccgaaaaataagatgcatattTTTTACGTCAGCAATATATCATTCGTATTAAGTGAGGATGATTAACAAGGTGCACCTTTTTTTTCTAAAAGCACAAAGTGCATAGAAAGCCTAATATTGGTCTATGGGGTCAGTCAAGGTCACAAGTGATAGCCAAGAAATTGAGGACTATGGCCGGGGTGTTATAAAGATCTGTTCACTTCTTCACAGGTCAATTGTGTTATACTTGGAACTCTCACCTTGGTGAATTATTATCCATAGGTTTTCATCAGGTTTTTATCTATCCATAATTTTGTACATCCTAACTGTTAGTCCTCCTGTTTCCTCGATTCCTAAATAAGTACAACCCACTACATATCCTACATATAGGTTTTCATCAGGTTTTTATCTATCCATAATTTTGTACATCCTAACTGTTAGTCCTCCTGTTTCCTCGATTCCTAAATAAGTACAACCCACTACATATCCTACATGTCAACATGCATACTTCCACATCATAACTTTTTTTTTGTAACCGTTAGATTTACTAACTTGGTGCACTAGCATCCATCCGATATATTCATGAGAACCTTCTACCATGCAACATGCAATAGTGCATTCTAAGCGAGTTTTAAATCGCATTGCATTTAACGGTGACATGCACTAAGCCCATTACCTATTTTCCTAGGAATGCAACAAAGCCACATCAGCATGCCATGCATGTAAGTAAAAAGCTACATTTTGTATTAGTGTGTTCACGCAGCAATCTCATGCCACATCATCAGTTCATGCATGTATGTCATTAGTTAATTTTTTGCACGAAATTGTGCACTTTCATGGACACCGTATATGTATTGGGCGCTTGGAGCATACCTTTCTAGATTATCATTGACTTTTTTGTTTTGGAAATGACACTCTTTAAACTGAATCTAGTATTTTTCTCTTTTATACACCATTTTTATATGTTTTGTAtttttgaaatattttcaaatcTAAATGAAGAATACTCTTAAATTTTATTTTTACCAGTTTTATTTCTTTATGTAGAACCTAATTATGCATTTCTTAACAAGATTACAACACCAACGCACGGGATATCATCTAGATTGTCCTCGACATAATCATGCCACATAAGCAAGCCATGCATTTACGTCATAAGTTGTATTTTTTTTGCATTAGTCTATGCATGCAACGCTGCTACATCGTCAAAACATACATGTTAGTCATCCTTCATATTTTCCTTAGAAATGACTCTCTTAACTGTAATTTCAAAAGTTTTTTTCTCTTTTCATTCGCTTCATTGTGTCTGTTGATTTTCATGCTTACAATGTCTTCCCATTAGATTTAGTTGTTTTTAGCAATTATTTATGTATTTCTTGTTACAAGGTTTTGAATCAACGTGAGGTCATCTAGATAATATATAACCGTTAAGGGAAAAAATCCTATCCTATCGTCCACAAGACCATAAAAGTGATAGGGACGGTGACATCTGAATAAGCCAAATCATATATCATGGCTATGCACATGTCAGTCGTTACCAAAGCAGTGCATATCTTGAAAGTGCATGAGACAATTTCAACAGAAGATTATGCACTGCATATCTTTGTAGTTGGTTTACCAAATAAACTAGTATCATGTGCAATTAGGACAAG belongs to Triticum urartu cultivar G1812 chromosome 7, Tu2.1, whole genome shotgun sequence and includes:
- the LOC125519251 gene encoding carbonic anhydrase, chloroplastic-like; this encodes KSVLQYLVFACADSRVCPSVTLGLELGEAFIVRNIGAMVPFYCENKHTGIGSAIEYAICVLEVKVIVVIGHSCCGGIKTILSLKDGADDSFKFVEDWVGIGLSAKRKVEDEYSGKPPEEQCAFLEKAVVDVSLDNLRTYPFVKDGVDNGTVKLVGGHYDFVSGKFDTWKAKNQTSSHRPSL